One Tolypothrix bouteillei VB521301 DNA window includes the following coding sequences:
- a CDS encoding VOC family protein: protein MHHASIRTANIYRAIAFYEQLGFTVCERFTTGYTLACWMEGLGGRIELIQIPQPKPAPDAFEDEHYVGYYHLSFDVTDITPDLPSWLTDLKERFTNGAQSNSEMLQPLKVLLEPTQQQIGNHIYEVTFIADTDGLPLEFIRVLTTLT from the coding sequence ATGCACCACGCCTCTATTCGTACCGCAAATATTTATAGAGCGATCGCCTTCTACGAACAACTCGGCTTTACAGTTTGCGAACGCTTCACCACGGGTTATACCCTAGCTTGCTGGATGGAAGGGCTAGGAGGGAGAATCGAACTGATCCAAATACCCCAACCCAAACCAGCTCCCGATGCTTTTGAAGATGAGCATTATGTCGGGTATTATCACCTATCTTTTGACGTAACAGATATTACACCAGATTTGCCAAGTTGGCTAACAGATTTAAAAGAACGTTTTACTAACGGGGCGCAAAGTAACTCCGAAATGTTACAACCACTGAAAGTTTTGTTAGAACCAACACAACAACAAATTGGAAATCATATTTATGAAGTAACTTTTATTGCGGATACAGATGGTTTACCTTTAGAATTTATTCGTGTTTTAACCACACTCACCTAG
- a CDS encoding PilN domain-containing protein yields MYSLDINFLKDRPAFNKTSEKKQRGKISLPVGDLTPLYIGVGIGLGLPILVGASLWILDAKNVELGQTIAQLEQEKQSLEGQIGSINKIKEETNRIKQETQALVTVFDQIRPWSAMLQDLRDRIPRTVQIENIKQIAPLAPVAGQPAPNPAGGIEIIGVARSFNNVNDFMLTLQQSRFLKATDTRITTAELVDPPIPPGITLPQNFKPPQIARYTIQSSMSDVPASELMRELEQKGTVGLVSRIRNLQKTGVLQK; encoded by the coding sequence ATGTATAGTCTAGATATTAATTTTCTGAAAGATCGCCCAGCATTTAATAAAACTTCTGAAAAGAAGCAACGAGGCAAGATTTCTCTCCCCGTAGGAGATTTAACTCCTCTATATATAGGAGTGGGAATCGGTTTGGGTTTACCGATTCTTGTAGGAGCAAGTTTGTGGATTTTGGATGCTAAAAATGTTGAATTAGGACAAACAATTGCACAACTCGAACAAGAGAAACAATCTCTTGAGGGTCAAATAGGTAGTATTAATAAAATCAAGGAAGAAACTAACAGAATTAAACAGGAAACTCAGGCTTTGGTGACGGTTTTTGACCAAATCCGCCCTTGGTCTGCAATGCTACAAGATTTGCGCGATCGCATTCCCAGAACCGTACAAATTGAAAACATTAAGCAAATTGCACCACTAGCTCCAGTAGCAGGACAGCCAGCACCAAATCCTGCAGGAGGCATAGAAATTATTGGGGTTGCTCGTTCTTTCAACAATGTTAATGATTTTATGCTGACTTTACAGCAGTCTCGGTTTTTAAAGGCAACTGATACAAGAATTACGACAGCAGAGTTAGTAGATCCACCGATACCACCCGGAATAACGCTTCCACAAAATTTTAAACCACCTCAAATAGCTAGATACACTATTCAATCTAGTATGAGTGACGTTCCAGCTTCCGAGTTAATGCGGGAATTGGAGCAAAAAGGCACAGTAGGACTAGTTTCTCGAATTCGCAATCTGCAAAAAACAGGAGTGCTTCAAAAATGA
- a CDS encoding TIGR02652 family protein — protein sequence MMNPGLQYPIFGPEIQCPHCRQTIPALTLTDTYLCPRHGAFEANPKNGELIHLQSGRHWRRWNGEWYRQHTHPDGIRFEIHEALDKLYTQGYRATRVIIARRYQELMSGYLERSTPWRSGQSETTSARLYGLPVEFSPEASEEPCWEVINFDLEKEPGVPVRYPYFRLFE from the coding sequence ATGATGAACCCAGGCTTGCAGTACCCTATATTTGGTCCCGAAATTCAGTGTCCCCACTGCCGTCAAACAATCCCGGCTTTGACACTAACAGATACATATTTATGCCCCCGGCATGGCGCTTTTGAAGCAAATCCTAAAAATGGAGAGTTAATCCATTTACAATCAGGGCGTCATTGGCGCAGGTGGAATGGTGAATGGTATCGCCAACATACACATCCCGATGGCATTCGGTTTGAAATTCATGAAGCACTAGACAAGCTGTATACCCAAGGCTACCGAGCAACAAGGGTCATCATTGCTAGACGCTATCAAGAATTGATGAGTGGCTACTTAGAACGTAGCACCCCTTGGCGTTCCGGACAATCGGAAACAACATCAGCTCGACTTTACGGTTTACCTGTAGAGTTTAGCCCCGAAGCGTCTGAAGAACCCTGTTGGGAAGTCATTAATTTTGACTTGGAAAAAGAACCCGGTGTCCCAGTCCGCTATCCTTATTTCCGATTGTTTGAATAA
- a CDS encoding ABC transporter substrate-binding protein — translation MIQIPQFKKFTIWLLFGLLTSWIVSCSTANISTNPKQASSAANVEFWTMQLQPQFTDYFKSLIATFESQNPGIKVTWVDVPWTAMENKILTAVSAKTPPDVVNLNPDFASQLAGRNAWLDLEAKVPSSVRAAYLPNIWKASTLNGKSFGIPWYLTTRLTIYNTDLLKQAGITKTPVTYTELAQVAQQVKEKTGKYAFFTTFVPQDSGEVLESFVQMGVTLVDAEGKAAFNTPQGKAAFQYWVDLYKKGLLPREVLTQGHRHAIDLYQAGETALLFSGGEFLETVGKNAPTIAKVSATAPQVTGENGKKNVAVMNVVIPRDSKQPDAAVKFALYLTNDNNQLAFAKAAGVLPSTVQSLSDSYFKDLPANASTLDKARVISAQELQQAEVLTPRLKDIKRLQKTIYENLQAAMLGEKTVDKAVEDAASEWNG, via the coding sequence ATGATTCAAATTCCACAATTCAAAAAATTTACTATTTGGTTACTATTCGGTTTATTAACTAGCTGGATTGTGAGTTGCAGCACAGCAAATATCAGCACAAATCCAAAACAGGCATCATCAGCAGCAAATGTTGAGTTTTGGACAATGCAACTCCAACCTCAATTCACCGACTACTTCAAAAGCCTCATAGCAACCTTTGAGTCACAAAATCCCGGTATAAAAGTTACCTGGGTTGATGTTCCTTGGACTGCAATGGAAAACAAGATTTTAACAGCTGTCTCTGCAAAAACGCCACCTGATGTTGTTAACCTAAATCCAGACTTTGCTTCTCAACTAGCAGGACGGAATGCCTGGTTAGATTTAGAAGCAAAAGTTCCTTCTTCAGTTCGCGCCGCCTACTTACCAAACATTTGGAAAGCCAGTACCCTTAATGGCAAGAGTTTTGGTATTCCCTGGTACCTCACCACGCGGTTAACCATTTATAACACTGATTTATTAAAACAGGCAGGTATTACTAAAACACCTGTTACGTACACTGAATTAGCACAAGTAGCACAACAAGTTAAAGAAAAAACTGGTAAATACGCCTTTTTCACAACATTCGTGCCTCAAGACTCCGGGGAAGTCTTAGAATCCTTCGTACAAATGGGAGTCACCTTAGTAGATGCTGAAGGCAAAGCAGCTTTTAACACCCCACAAGGAAAAGCAGCGTTCCAATACTGGGTAGATTTATACAAAAAAGGTCTACTACCCAGAGAAGTGCTAACACAAGGACACCGCCACGCCATAGATTTATATCAAGCAGGAGAAACCGCATTACTCTTTTCTGGTGGGGAGTTTTTAGAAACAGTGGGGAAAAACGCACCTACCATAGCCAAAGTTTCTGCAACCGCACCCCAAGTCACGGGTGAAAACGGCAAGAAAAATGTTGCCGTTATGAACGTAGTCATACCCCGAGACAGCAAACAACCCGACGCCGCCGTTAAATTTGCCCTATATCTCACCAACGACAACAACCAACTTGCCTTTGCCAAAGCAGCAGGAGTTCTTCCTTCTACAGTTCAATCTCTCTCTGACAGTTACTTCAAAGATTTACCAGCCAATGCCTCAACTTTAGATAAAGCAAGAGTCATTAGCGCCCAAGAGTTGCAACAAGCAGAAGTTTTAACGCCAAGATTAAAAGATATAAAACGCTTGCAAAAGACTATCTACGAAAACTTACAAGCAGCAATGCTAGGCGAGAAAACAGTCGATAAAGCTGTTGAGGATGCAGCAAGTGAGTGGAATGGCTAA
- a CDS encoding photosystem II protein Y, producing MDLDLRVVIVLAPIVVAASWAVFNIGAAALRQLQNFLNKEA from the coding sequence ATGGATCTTGATTTACGTGTGGTCATCGTTTTAGCTCCGATCGTAGTTGCAGCGAGCTGGGCTGTGTTCAACATTGGTGCGGCTGCTTTGAGACAATTGCAAAACTTTTTAAACAAGGAAGCTTAA
- the pilM gene encoding type IV pilus assembly protein PilM, translating to MVKQLNNLFSKSKGGVGIEIAPQRVNLAQIRKQGQGVKLENLISVPVPEGVVVDGQITDPPTMAQLIQQVLASSKIKASRVATSVPGRDSIVRLIPVPAELDDKELREMVLNHEAGLYLPYPREEADVDYQKLGYFVDEDGIEKVQVLLVATRKEITDTYISTFEQAGLQIDVLEINSFALIRTIRDQLRQYGPQEAAVLVDIEFDSTEIAIVVNGVPQFSRTVPIGTYQMQLALSKAMNLPVSRDMELLQGISIPSTPVDGGKTGVTEINPGMAAVIRVLGELTDELRRSIDFYLNQSENLEVAQIMLAGPGGGLGQLDEFFTQRLSLPTSQIDPVGALSLQVDAEKYPASERPGLGIVLGLGMREV from the coding sequence GTGGTTAAACAACTTAATAATCTATTTAGTAAATCTAAGGGTGGAGTAGGCATAGAAATTGCACCGCAACGGGTCAATTTAGCTCAAATCCGCAAGCAAGGTCAAGGTGTAAAGCTAGAAAATTTAATATCGGTTCCCGTTCCTGAAGGTGTGGTGGTGGATGGTCAAATTACTGACCCGCCAACAATGGCGCAATTGATTCAGCAGGTATTGGCAAGTAGTAAGATTAAGGCTTCTCGTGTTGCGACTTCTGTACCGGGACGCGATTCTATCGTTCGTCTCATACCCGTCCCTGCAGAGTTGGATGATAAAGAGCTGCGGGAGATGGTTCTCAACCATGAGGCTGGTTTGTATTTACCTTATCCGCGTGAGGAAGCTGATGTAGATTATCAGAAACTTGGGTATTTTGTAGATGAGGACGGTATTGAGAAGGTTCAGGTACTTTTAGTGGCAACTCGCAAGGAAATTACCGATACCTATATCAGTACGTTTGAACAAGCAGGATTGCAAATCGATGTTTTAGAGATTAACAGTTTTGCTCTGATTCGGACAATCCGCGATCAACTCCGACAATATGGACCGCAAGAAGCCGCAGTGCTTGTGGATATAGAATTTGATAGCACGGAAATTGCGATCGTTGTTAACGGTGTGCCGCAATTTTCGCGTACCGTACCAATTGGCACTTATCAAATGCAACTTGCTTTATCAAAAGCAATGAATTTACCTGTCTCGCGAGATATGGAATTATTGCAAGGCATATCTATTCCTTCAACTCCTGTAGATGGTGGGAAGACTGGTGTGACTGAAATCAATCCCGGTATGGCAGCTGTTATTAGAGTTCTGGGAGAACTGACAGATGAACTGCGCCGTTCTATCGATTTTTATCTCAATCAAAGTGAAAATCTGGAAGTGGCACAGATTATGCTAGCAGGACCGGGAGGCGGGCTAGGTCAGCTAGATGAGTTCTTTACACAAAGATTGAGTTTACCTACCTCTCAGATCGATCCGGTAGGCGCATTGTCATTACAAGTTGATGCGGAAAAATACCCAGCCTCAGAACGTCCCGGTTTGGGTATAGTGCTTGGTTTGGGAATGAGAGAAGTATGA
- a CDS encoding gamma carbonic anhydrase family protein, which translates to MSIASYWSNPDLSQAAFVAANAVVIGSVTVGVDASIWYGAVIRGDVERIEIGECTNIQDGAVLHGDPGQPTILEDRVTVGHRAVVHSAYIERGSLIGIGAIVLDGVRVGTGSIIGAGAVVTKDVPPLSLVLGVPGKVIRQISEAEAANLIEHAERYKKLALVHAGKATGGWGD; encoded by the coding sequence GTGTCTATCGCATCCTACTGGTCTAACCCCGATCTTTCTCAAGCAGCTTTTGTCGCTGCCAATGCAGTGGTTATAGGTTCGGTCACAGTAGGAGTGGATGCGAGCATTTGGTATGGAGCAGTTATTAGAGGAGATGTAGAACGCATAGAAATTGGCGAATGTACCAACATTCAGGATGGGGCGGTGTTGCATGGCGATCCCGGTCAGCCAACTATTTTAGAAGATCGTGTCACCGTAGGGCATCGGGCTGTGGTACACTCCGCCTACATTGAACGTGGCAGTTTGATTGGCATTGGCGCGATCGTTTTAGATGGAGTGCGTGTAGGTACAGGTAGCATTATTGGAGCAGGTGCTGTCGTTACAAAGGATGTACCTCCTTTGTCTCTTGTTTTAGGTGTTCCTGGTAAAGTTATACGTCAAATTTCCGAAGCCGAAGCAGCAAACCTTATCGAACACGCTGAGCGTTACAAAAAGTTAGCTTTAGTTCATGCGGGGAAGGCGACAGGGGGCTGGGGAGATTAG
- a CDS encoding bifunctional folylpolyglutamate synthase/dihydrofolate synthase, translated as MDIDSLLKPFHHFGVRLGLDSVFKLLANLGNPHHQVPIVHVTGTNGKGSVCAYLSSILTEAGYRTGRFISPHLVDWTERICLNEQPISSEEFCQLLVEVIRAIDPEEQSPTQFEVITAAAWLYFARQKVDLAVIEVGLGGRLDATNVCSHPLVTIITSISRDHWQKLGPNLTDIAREKAGIFKPGCPAVIGILPPDAEEVVRSRALELECPIVIPQPARQVTPGWAEWEMGKLIKYPLVLQGQIQLQNSAVALAAIEILQKQGWKISEEAIINGMAKTHWLGRLQWTTWKNHQLLLDGAHNVGGAQALRDYIDKLETGELKLPTEWELGARETTEDLGIPKSKIQVDWIVGMLAKKDHRDIFKILLRPGDRLFLVPVPEAITARPHELAKIAWEVCPELSDCNTYPDLSLALEETFASSKGNLVILCGSLYLIGYFLKFANGY; from the coding sequence GTGGATATTGACTCTCTCTTAAAACCCTTTCATCACTTTGGAGTCCGTCTCGGATTGGATTCCGTTTTTAAACTGCTGGCAAATTTGGGCAATCCCCACCATCAAGTGCCAATTGTTCACGTAACCGGTACGAATGGGAAAGGTTCTGTTTGTGCTTACCTTTCTTCTATTCTGACTGAAGCAGGTTATCGCACGGGGCGTTTCATCTCACCCCATTTGGTAGATTGGACGGAACGTATTTGCTTAAACGAACAACCAATTTCTTCAGAAGAATTTTGCCAGTTGTTAGTTGAAGTGATAAGAGCGATCGACCCAGAAGAGCAATCTCCAACTCAGTTTGAAGTCATCACTGCAGCAGCTTGGTTGTATTTCGCACGGCAAAAGGTGGATTTAGCCGTGATAGAGGTAGGACTCGGAGGTCGTTTGGATGCAACTAACGTCTGCTCGCATCCTCTTGTAACTATTATTACTTCCATCAGTCGCGACCACTGGCAAAAACTCGGCCCCAATCTCACCGATATTGCTCGCGAAAAAGCTGGTATTTTTAAACCTGGATGCCCTGCCGTTATCGGGATTTTACCACCAGATGCAGAAGAAGTAGTGCGATCGCGTGCTTTAGAATTAGAATGTCCTATCGTTATACCTCAGCCTGCGCGTCAAGTTACCCCCGGATGGGCTGAGTGGGAGATGGGAAAATTAATTAAATACCCGTTAGTTTTGCAAGGGCAAATTCAGTTACAAAATTCTGCTGTAGCATTAGCCGCTATAGAAATTTTGCAAAAACAAGGTTGGAAAATTTCAGAGGAAGCCATTATCAACGGAATGGCAAAAACTCATTGGTTGGGAAGGCTGCAATGGACGACGTGGAAAAACCATCAATTATTGTTAGACGGTGCTCATAACGTTGGTGGTGCTCAAGCTTTGCGCGATTATATTGACAAATTGGAAACAGGGGAACTCAAGCTCCCTACCGAGTGGGAATTAGGAGCACGAGAGACAACTGAGGATTTGGGAATTCCCAAATCCAAAATTCAAGTTGATTGGATTGTGGGAATGCTAGCAAAAAAAGACCATAGGGACATTTTCAAAATTTTATTGCGACCCGGCGATCGCTTGTTTCTCGTTCCAGTACCAGAAGCGATTACAGCCCGTCCTCATGAATTAGCTAAGATTGCTTGGGAAGTTTGCCCCGAGTTGAGCGATTGCAATACTTATCCAGATTTATCTTTAGCCTTAGAGGAAACTTTTGCGTCATCAAAAGGTAATTTGGTGATTTTGTGTGGTTCGCTGTATCTTATTGGGTATTTTTTAAAATTTGCTAATGGCTATTAG